In Oscillatoria acuminata PCC 6304, a single window of DNA contains:
- a CDS encoding MOSC domain-containing protein: MKEAQVQQLFSYPIKGLTPHPIQGVTLEENWGIRGDRAFALMFLDGSDPPPPTLVPWMSKGHFAVQNDWPKLAKLECFYNAQTDCLTVRHQGVTLLEAATETQLGRDRISAFFTGFLADAEPTPEARHPQHSTLQLVGVRSGETRYPDRAPVHISLMSQATLDDLSQSSGSLVDVRRFRPNILLAGIAPWEEFNGVGEEFYLGEAKIVITARIGRCANIEVDPDSGDRNLKLLSVLKNRYGHLQTGVLAKIITPGSVKIGDSLTLVGS, encoded by the coding sequence TTGAAGGAAGCTCAAGTTCAACAGTTATTCTCCTATCCCATTAAGGGATTAACACCCCATCCGATCCAGGGAGTCACCTTAGAAGAGAACTGGGGTATCCGAGGCGATCGCGCCTTTGCCTTAATGTTTTTAGATGGCAGTGATCCTCCACCGCCAACCCTCGTCCCTTGGATGAGTAAAGGACATTTTGCCGTTCAGAATGACTGGCCAAAATTAGCTAAATTAGAATGTTTTTATAATGCACAAACTGACTGCCTCACCGTTCGTCATCAGGGAGTAACCCTCCTGGAAGCGGCAACGGAAACTCAACTAGGACGCGATCGCATCAGTGCCTTTTTTACCGGATTTCTCGCCGATGCCGAACCCACCCCGGAAGCTAGACATCCTCAGCATTCCACCTTACAGTTAGTCGGTGTTAGAAGTGGTGAAACCCGCTATCCGGATCGGGCACCCGTGCATATTTCTTTGATGAGTCAAGCTACGTTAGATGACTTAAGTCAATCTTCTGGATCCCTCGTCGATGTGCGACGATTTCGACCGAATATTTTACTCGCAGGAATTGCACCCTGGGAAGAATTTAATGGAGTCGGAGAAGAATTTTACTTAGGAGAAGCCAAGATTGTGATTACAGCTAGAATTGGCCGCTGTGCAAATATCGAAGTTGATCCAGACAGTGGCGATCGCAATTTAAAGTTATTATCGGTCCTTAAAAACCGATATGGTCATTTACAAACGGGCGTACTGGCTAAAATTATCACCCCGGGTTCGGTGAAAATCGGCGATTCTCTTACCTTAGTAGGCAGTTAA
- a CDS encoding FTR1 family iron permease, translated as MELSAALPTFLITLREGVEAALVVGIVLACLKKAQQSQLNPWVYAGVGTGIIASGLVGILFGRILQAVGQSDWQYAPAIAPSLKAGFCLVAIAMLSWMLIWMTKQAKSLKGEVEEAVNAALFEGKTPSDIPEKSGKNSLEYQAGWGVFTLIFIAVLREGFETVVFILAQFERGWTPVLGAVAGLIGAFAIGTLLFKWGVKINLRLFFQIMGVFLLLIVSGLVISAFKSANLAVIEFSAVAPQFANWCHSGTDSCILGPQVWDATQILPDNRFPGVVLKALLGYRSQLYLVQAVTYLVFLITAGGLYFQSITGKETKIEGSESKRGLSH; from the coding sequence ATGGAATTAAGTGCTGCTTTACCGACATTTTTAATTACTTTACGGGAGGGAGTCGAAGCTGCTTTAGTGGTAGGGATTGTATTAGCTTGCTTGAAAAAAGCGCAACAGAGTCAGCTTAATCCTTGGGTGTATGCGGGAGTTGGAACGGGAATTATTGCGAGTGGATTAGTGGGGATTCTATTCGGCAGAATTTTGCAAGCAGTGGGACAGTCCGATTGGCAGTATGCACCGGCGATCGCACCGAGTCTAAAAGCGGGATTTTGTTTAGTTGCGATCGCCATGCTCAGTTGGATGCTGATTTGGATGACAAAACAAGCCAAATCCCTCAAAGGCGAAGTAGAAGAGGCTGTAAATGCGGCTTTATTTGAAGGAAAAACTCCCTCAGATATCCCAGAAAAATCCGGCAAAAACTCCCTCGAATATCAGGCAGGTTGGGGCGTCTTCACCCTAATTTTTATCGCCGTTCTCCGAGAAGGATTTGAAACCGTAGTATTTATTTTAGCCCAATTTGAGCGCGGTTGGACTCCAGTATTGGGGGCTGTTGCTGGGTTAATTGGGGCTTTTGCAATTGGCACTTTGTTGTTTAAATGGGGGGTAAAAATTAACCTCCGCCTCTTCTTCCAAATCATGGGAGTATTTTTACTATTAATCGTCTCAGGATTGGTGATTTCTGCCTTTAAAAGTGCCAATCTAGCGGTAATTGAATTCAGTGCAGTCGCCCCTCAGTTTGCCAATTGGTGTCATAGCGGAACTGATTCCTGTATTTTAGGGCCCCAAGTGTGGGATGCAACTCAGATTCTCCCAGATAACCGCTTCCCCGGGGTAGTTTTAAAAGCCTTATTGGGATACCGATCGCAACTCTATCTTGTTCAAGCTGTCACTTATCTGGTATTTTTAATAACAGCGGGAGGCTTATATTTTCAAAGTATTACCGGAAAAGAAACCAAAATTGAGGGTTCTGAGAGTAAGAGAGGGTTAAGTCATTGA
- a CDS encoding ferritin-like domain-containing protein, producing MKELNLKKTIELLNSSMEFELSGVVRYTHYSLMVTGPNRIPIVTFFQVQATDSLNSAQQIGEIITGLEGHPSLRISNMEESYTHSVRTIIEESINHEKNGLEEYRNLLDLVRNSSIYLEKFTRKMVASSEINIIELRKMLRDMT from the coding sequence ATGAAAGAACTTAACCTAAAAAAAACCATTGAATTACTCAATAGTAGCATGGAATTTGAACTGTCGGGGGTGGTACGCTATACCCACTATTCCCTCATGGTAACCGGACCGAATCGGATTCCCATCGTCACTTTTTTTCAAGTCCAAGCCACCGATTCATTGAATTCCGCTCAACAAATCGGAGAAATTATCACCGGGTTAGAAGGACATCCCAGTCTGCGGATTTCTAACATGGAGGAAAGCTACACCCATTCGGTTCGGACAATTATCGAAGAAAGTATTAATCATGAGAAGAATGGATTAGAAGAGTATAGAAATTTATTGGATCTCGTCAGAAATAGCAGTATTTATTTAGAAAAATTTACTCGGAAAATGGTGGCTTCCTCGGAAATTAATATAATTGAATTGAGGAAGATGCTGCGAGACATGACTTGA
- a CDS encoding ferritin-like domain-containing protein → MKDLDLPKTIDLLNTIMEFELAGVVRYTHYSLMVTGPNRIPIVSFFQAQAAESLTHAQQVGEIITGLEGHPSLRIAPIEESDRHSVRDILEESLNHEKRALDMYKELLHTVENASVYLEEFARTQIGQEEMHNIEIKKMLRDFI, encoded by the coding sequence ATGAAAGACCTTGACCTCCCAAAAACCATTGACTTGCTCAATACCATTATGGAATTTGAGCTGGCCGGTGTGGTACGCTATACCCATTATTCCTTGATGGTAACCGGCCCGAATCGGATTCCCATCGTCAGCTTTTTTCAAGCTCAAGCTGCGGAATCCCTCACTCATGCTCAACAGGTGGGAGAAATTATCACTGGGTTAGAAGGACATCCTAGCCTCAGAATTGCTCCCATTGAGGAAAGCGATCGCCATTCTGTCCGTGACATTTTAGAGGAAAGTCTCAACCATGAGAAAAGAGCCCTCGATATGTACAAAGAATTGCTCCATACCGTAGAAAATGCCAGCGTGTATTTGGAAGAATTTGCGCGGACTCAAATTGGACAAGAAGAAATGCACAACATAGAAATTAAGAAAATGTTGCGGGATTTTATCTAA
- the cbiM gene encoding cobalt transporter CbiM, translated as MHIPDGILPASLCIAGYGATGAATWYSLRQINRDRNPQAQIPKASLLTAAFFVASWIHIPVPPVSVHLVLNGLLGTVLGYYAFPAILIGLFFQAIMFGHGGLTTLGVNAIMMGIPALIAYQIFQMRHWVKHRWGNITLSFFAFLAGAVGLGLAVVIFLVIIITTIPGELDVTAERNAIYGLTLAHLPLMLIEGAFTAMLVTFLNRVKPELIGD; from the coding sequence ATGCATATTCCCGATGGTATTCTTCCCGCTAGTCTTTGTATCGCCGGTTATGGCGCAACCGGGGCCGCCACTTGGTATTCCCTGCGCCAAATTAATCGCGATCGCAATCCCCAAGCCCAAATTCCCAAAGCCTCCTTACTCACCGCCGCGTTTTTCGTCGCCTCTTGGATTCATATCCCCGTCCCTCCCGTCAGCGTTCACTTAGTTCTCAATGGACTCTTAGGCACCGTCCTCGGTTATTATGCCTTTCCCGCCATTCTGATTGGGTTATTTTTCCAAGCCATTATGTTTGGTCATGGGGGACTAACTACCCTAGGAGTCAATGCCATCATGATGGGAATTCCTGCCTTAATTGCTTACCAAATCTTTCAAATGCGCCATTGGGTCAAACACCGATGGGGAAACATTACCCTGAGTTTCTTTGCCTTTCTAGCCGGTGCAGTCGGATTAGGACTAGCAGTGGTCATCTTTCTAGTTATCATCATCACTACCATTCCCGGGGAATTAGATGTGACGGCGGAAAGAAATGCCATTTATGGACTAACTTTGGCTCACCTGCCTTTGATGCTGATTGAAGGAGCATTTACCGCTATGTTAGTCACCTTTCTCAATCGGGTCAAACCGGAACTGATTGGGGATTAA
- the cbiQ gene encoding cobalt ECF transporter T component CbiQ has protein sequence MKFGLDDYAHLESPLHQWEPRCKLIGLMGLIFAFAMVRDQRLMLPMLGVSASIYALSQLPVAYWRTRLRYPGLFLVGVVGFLPFISGQRVLFQLGPIALYQEGTLAMAGIASRFLAIITLSLVLFGTASFLTTIRTLRSLGLSPILTDMMILFYRYLFELGDRLHTMQSAMRLRGFKRTRLTPRALQTLASVAGTLLVQSYEQSERIYQAMRLRGYGQKTVLYQTQPWQFKDVMGLGLVLGLAGTFMAAELWLSSGVL, from the coding sequence ATGAAGTTTGGATTAGACGATTATGCTCATTTAGAATCCCCCTTACATCAATGGGAACCCCGATGTAAATTAATCGGGCTAATGGGATTAATTTTTGCCTTTGCAATGGTGCGGGATCAGCGCTTGATGCTGCCCATGTTAGGGGTGAGTGCGAGCATTTATGCCCTGTCTCAATTGCCGGTTGCTTACTGGCGGACTCGGTTGCGCTATCCGGGATTATTTTTGGTGGGAGTGGTGGGATTTCTGCCCTTTATTTCCGGACAGAGGGTGCTATTTCAACTCGGTCCTATTGCCCTCTATCAAGAAGGAACCCTGGCAATGGCAGGCATTGCTAGTCGGTTTTTAGCAATTATTACCCTGTCTCTAGTTTTGTTTGGGACGGCTTCTTTTTTAACCACAATTAGAACCCTGAGATCCCTCGGGCTGTCTCCGATTTTAACCGATATGATGATACTGTTTTATCGGTATTTATTTGAACTAGGCGATCGCCTACATACGATGCAGTCCGCCATGCGGTTGCGAGGGTTTAAACGCACCCGCCTCACTCCCCGCGCGTTACAAACTCTTGCCTCAGTTGCGGGAACGCTGTTAGTCCAAAGTTATGAACAATCAGAACGGATTTATCAGGCAATGCGATTGCGGGGTTATGGTCAAAAAACCGTTCTCTACCAGACTCAGCCTTGGCAATTCAAAGATGTGATGGGTTTAGGATTGGTTTTGGGGCTTGCGGGTACTTTTATGGCAGCAGAATTGTGGCTATCTTCGGGGGTTTTATAA
- a CDS encoding ion transporter: MSQSLKARVYQILESSDPTDLLSRVDDWAVSLLVILDVTAFILETSAFISSNFKLFVDEIELVAVACFTLLYMIQLWCCTVDPRYAHPVWGRLRYATTPLVVIDLMAILPFYLMLLFPLIRSIKFADVLRLLRLLKLIRYSEALQTILRVIESKKNELIMTLFTVFILLIFASSLMFFAESQEQPEAFPSIPAAMWWGVVTLTTVGYGDVYPVTPLGKLFGATLAFIGIGLFALPAGIVAAGFSEELQRRKIAQLTSPKIPHWEDAERLAIAHHLERSSDVMKTCIEMAKTKFGDSFENEEIIRDLALSLYEEASRKFKL; this comes from the coding sequence ATGAGCCAATCCCTAAAAGCTAGAGTTTATCAAATTCTCGAATCTTCAGACCCGACGGATTTATTAAGTCGAGTTGATGATTGGGCGGTGAGCCTATTAGTTATTTTAGATGTGACCGCTTTTATTTTAGAAACTTCGGCATTTATTTCCTCTAATTTTAAGTTGTTTGTTGATGAAATAGAACTGGTGGCCGTCGCCTGCTTTACTTTATTATATATGATCCAACTTTGGTGTTGTACGGTCGATCCGCGATATGCTCATCCGGTATGGGGACGATTGCGCTATGCGACGACACCGTTGGTGGTGATTGATTTAATGGCCATCTTGCCCTTTTATTTGATGTTATTATTTCCTCTTATTCGTTCAATAAAATTTGCTGATGTTTTGCGTCTATTGCGACTGCTGAAATTAATTCGCTACTCGGAAGCCCTGCAAACCATTCTCCGGGTGATTGAGTCTAAAAAAAATGAATTAATCATGACTTTATTTACGGTGTTCATTTTACTGATTTTCGCCTCAAGTTTGATGTTTTTTGCCGAAAGTCAGGAACAACCGGAGGCGTTTCCGAGTATTCCGGCGGCGATGTGGTGGGGAGTGGTGACGTTAACGACGGTGGGGTATGGGGATGTGTATCCGGTGACTCCTTTGGGTAAATTATTTGGGGCAACTTTGGCGTTTATTGGGATTGGATTGTTTGCCTTGCCTGCGGGGATTGTTGCTGCTGGATTTTCTGAAGAACTGCAACGCAGAAAGATAGCACAGTTGACGAGTCCAAAGATACCCCATTGGGAAGATGCGGAACGGTTGGCGATCGCCCATCATCTTGAGCGCTCATCGGATGTGATGAAAACCTGTATTGAAATGGCGAAAACTAAATTTGGGGATAGTTTTGAAAATGAAGAAATCATCCGCGATTTAGCCTTGTCCTTGTATGAAGAAGCCTCCCGGAAGTTTAAATTATAA